In Leptodesmis sichuanensis A121, the following are encoded in one genomic region:
- a CDS encoding LexA family protein, giving the protein MPPQPHDDLYRYIENYKKARSNSPSYDEMMEATGKSRGAVQNSLNYLEKHGYIRRIPGKRRNIEIVKSEQRGVPIRGEIAAGYLSDPFTDTVEHLPFEAPWLRPGDFALRVSGDSMKNAYIPDGAFVIMRTVPDGYMPPDGEIAAVYVAGIGMTLKHFYRDGHKVILKPSNPNYPSMPFDLREQEVKVQATWLCTLHGKHWLTA; this is encoded by the coding sequence ATGCCTCCCCAACCTCACGACGACCTCTACCGATATATTGAGAATTACAAAAAAGCTCGCAGCAACTCTCCATCCTACGACGAAATGATGGAGGCAACCGGAAAATCTCGGGGGGCCGTGCAAAACAGTCTCAATTATTTGGAAAAGCACGGCTATATTCGCCGTATTCCTGGCAAACGGCGCAATATTGAAATTGTGAAATCAGAACAAAGGGGAGTTCCCATTCGAGGTGAGATTGCCGCAGGCTATTTAAGTGATCCCTTTACCGATACGGTGGAGCATCTTCCCTTTGAAGCTCCCTGGTTAAGGCCAGGTGATTTTGCTCTGAGGGTATCGGGCGACAGTATGAAGAATGCCTACATTCCCGATGGTGCATTTGTGATTATGCGAACCGTCCCGGATGGATATATGCCTCCCGATGGTGAAATTGCCGCTGTTTACGTTGCAGGGATTGGCATGACTCTCAAACACTTTTATCGCGATGGTCACAAAGTAATCTTGAAACCCTCCAATCCTAACTATCCCTCGATGCCTTTTGATCTGCGGGAACAAGAAGTGAAAGTTCAGGCCACCTGGCTGTGTACACTGCATGGGAAGCATTGGTTAACAGCCTGA
- a CDS encoding YdcF family protein produces MFLFLSKLLPIFLYPLGLSCLLLLLAFILLWWKPRLAAIPIVLAVVLLLASSSAWASDWLVRSLEYQYVPQVNIPKADAIVVLGGATRPAVPPRPWVEVAEEGDRVLYAAKLFREGKAPRIILSGGRVNWAGNNDLPESADMAELIKTMGVPETALIQESTSRNTRENAVNSKKIMDAQGIRSILLVTSALHMPRSLRIFQKLGIETFPATTDFLSSDRETKELQNTAQDITLNSLPDAERLRNTTRALKEYVGIGIYWLRGWL; encoded by the coding sequence ATGTTTCTGTTTCTCTCCAAACTTCTCCCCATCTTTCTGTACCCCCTGGGATTGAGTTGTTTGCTGCTGCTATTAGCTTTTATTTTGCTGTGGTGGAAACCCCGGTTGGCTGCAATTCCCATTGTTCTGGCTGTGGTGTTGTTACTGGCAAGTAGCAGTGCCTGGGCCAGTGACTGGCTGGTACGCTCCCTGGAATATCAGTATGTCCCGCAAGTAAACATTCCTAAAGCAGATGCGATCGTGGTGTTAGGCGGAGCAACCCGACCTGCGGTGCCCCCTCGTCCCTGGGTAGAAGTCGCGGAAGAGGGCGATCGAGTCCTCTATGCTGCAAAACTCTTTCGAGAGGGAAAAGCACCCCGGATCATTCTCAGTGGTGGGCGGGTGAACTGGGCAGGAAACAACGATCTTCCTGAATCGGCAGACATGGCGGAACTGATTAAAACCATGGGGGTTCCCGAAACGGCCCTGATTCAGGAATCGACCTCTCGCAATACGCGGGAAAATGCCGTCAACAGCAAAAAAATTATGGATGCCCAGGGCATTCGCTCGATTCTGCTAGTCACATCGGCCCTGCATATGCCCCGTTCATTGCGGATTTTCCAGAAGTTGGGGATTGAGACATTTCCAGCTACCACGGACTTTTTAAGCAGCGATCGGGAAACTAAGGAATTGCAAAACACAGCCCAGGACATTACTTTGAACTCGCTGCCAGATGCCGAACGCTTGCGAAACACAACCCGCGCTTTGAAGGAATACGTGGGTATTGGCATTTACTGGTTACGGGGCTGGCTGTAA
- a CDS encoding FkbM family methyltransferase: MDDSFYITTYWAYLHSLGLQSQIGPNSQITQILEQTQWDEPQTSIDQNNSAVVALIEAENSDDPTVRALYLNMAIATLEQASDHPLCMAHWILIKSLLGEREEALQVGFSTFVSLLQLVYNSPDTTPAGLIYLPKAWQGQKASWQLHEILQAQSGDRQALLLLGEILRQSQLIFYSPAGLRFLQLAATLFPHSAPIQHSLGISSLLNGQWEGLLYLHQANQQQPECSSILQSLYLAYKDLRQSEPSLFWLKNAQTVAHQHPQLPAWQWANLDAASPFTYATVETDMLLAVEPSFQSIVTSVLLTHGDWFEQEMEFWRDQIQPGMAVIDVGANVGIYTITAARRVGKTGRVIAVEPFSNCVQCLQETCRVNDLNWVTVCQSAASDRDGTIRLALHDASELNQVITTEGELASGTYEEVPCFSLDTLIEQENLRQVDFLKIDAEGHELQVLQGSDRLLQRFSPTILYENIAGSQGNNTPVADFLIARGYRLYRYQPFVKQLIPLDSPTDLHGSLNIIALPPE, from the coding sequence ATGGATGATTCATTCTACATCACAACCTACTGGGCCTATCTTCATAGCCTTGGTCTACAATCGCAGATAGGCCCAAATTCGCAGATTACTCAGATCCTGGAACAAACTCAGTGGGATGAGCCTCAAACTTCCATAGACCAGAATAATTCCGCCGTAGTAGCGCTGATTGAAGCTGAAAACAGTGATGATCCCACGGTGCGAGCACTGTATCTGAATATGGCGATCGCGACCTTAGAACAGGCCAGCGATCATCCCCTCTGTATGGCTCACTGGATTCTGATTAAGAGCCTGCTGGGAGAACGAGAGGAGGCATTGCAAGTAGGCTTTTCCACTTTTGTATCCTTACTGCAACTCGTCTACAATTCACCTGATACAACGCCCGCTGGTTTGATTTATCTACCCAAAGCGTGGCAAGGGCAGAAAGCCTCCTGGCAATTGCATGAAATCTTGCAGGCTCAGAGCGGCGATCGTCAGGCTCTATTGCTGCTGGGAGAGATTCTCAGGCAATCCCAATTGATATTCTACAGTCCAGCAGGACTACGCTTTCTGCAGCTAGCGGCTACACTGTTTCCCCACTCTGCGCCAATTCAACACTCCCTGGGAATTTCCAGCTTGCTGAATGGCCAGTGGGAAGGGTTGCTCTACCTGCATCAAGCCAATCAGCAGCAACCGGAGTGTTCCTCAATTTTGCAATCCCTCTATCTGGCCTATAAGGATTTGCGGCAGTCAGAGCCATCCCTTTTCTGGCTAAAAAATGCTCAAACAGTTGCCCATCAACATCCACAGTTACCTGCATGGCAGTGGGCGAACCTGGATGCTGCCAGTCCCTTTACTTACGCAACTGTGGAAACAGATATGTTGCTGGCGGTTGAACCTAGCTTTCAAAGTATTGTGACCAGTGTTTTGCTGACCCACGGCGACTGGTTTGAGCAGGAGATGGAGTTTTGGCGAGATCAGATCCAGCCCGGAATGGCAGTGATTGATGTAGGAGCCAATGTCGGTATTTACACCATTACTGCAGCACGGCGCGTGGGAAAAACTGGCCGAGTCATAGCTGTGGAACCGTTTTCCAACTGCGTGCAATGCTTACAGGAAACCTGCCGAGTAAACGATCTGAACTGGGTGACAGTCTGCCAGAGTGCTGCCAGCGATCGCGATGGCACAATCCGATTAGCCCTGCATGATGCCAGCGAACTCAATCAGGTCATTACAACTGAGGGCGAGTTGGCATCTGGGACGTATGAGGAAGTTCCCTGTTTTTCCCTGGATACTTTGATTGAACAGGAGAATCTGCGTCAGGTTGATTTCCTCAAGATCGATGCCGAAGGTCATGAGTTGCAAGTGTTGCAGGGAAGCGATCGCCTGTTGCAACGCTTCTCTCCCACCATCCTGTATGAAAATATTGCTGGCAGTCAGGGAAACAATACTCCCGTCGCCGACTTCCTGATAGCCAGAGGCTACCGGCTTTATCGCTATCAGCCTTTTGTAAAACAGTTAATTCCCCTTGATTCCCCAACCGATTTGCATGGATCGCTCAATATCATTGCCCTACCTCCAGAGTAA
- a CDS encoding HNH endonuclease yields the protein MQTVNNGIPLSFDHILPRSHGGTTTFENVCLACRSCNEFKIKQAITEAAPILSGSRNYG from the coding sequence ATCCAAACTGTCAACAACGGCATTCCGCTCTCTTTCGACCATATTTTGCCTCGTTCCCACGGCGGGACAACGACCTTTGAGAATGTCTGTCTTGCCTGCCGCTCCTGTAATGAGTTCAAAATAAAGCAGGCTATAACAGAAGCAGCCCCAATTCTTTCAGGGAGTCGAAATTATGGTTGA
- a CDS encoding U32 family peptidase, with the protein MTLDLPLAAEAVSTSVHRPELLAPAGNWECARAAVENGADAIYFGLERFNARMRAENFTEADLPDLMAFLHRRGVKGYITLNTLVFPQELAEAEQYLRTMITAGVDAAIVQDVGICRLIRHLSPDFPIHASTQMTVTSAAGVEFVRSLGCQLVVLARECSLKDISKIQQQLGQQGIALPLEVFVHGALCVAYSGQCLTSEALGGRSANRGECAQACRMPYDLCADGKPVNLGDRKYLLSPQDLSGLDVLPDLIKTGVASLKIEGRLKSPEYVANVTRVYRQALDQVMEAKEQPSLVMRHWSSAKDKGQRTKDKGQSRIQTPNSKIATSQYQLEMAFSRGLYSGWFRGINNQELVHARFGKKRGFYLGEVIHIKNGEITIRLPESETRSIQNSNFKIQNFPIKPGDGVVFDNGHPEAEEEGGRVYSVEQRGNTAILTFGRGSLNLRRIQVGDRVWKTSDPELDRQLRQTFAGETPKFQRPIQIAIHGTVGEPLIAIARDELGHVVQVESKLPLVAAHNQPLTTERLTEQFSRLGNTPFRLDCLTNHISDAVLLPVSELNRLRRDLVSQLEALRSQPKRWQLRSHATYTDLLPAIDLPESSSEKSLTNPQMIVLVRNLNQLQAALQTNVTTLYCEFEDPRTYKTAVQLVQSQHPFGKTPSRIPAPRSPILFVAPPRITKPNEQWILQQVLDSQADGYLIRNYDHLQFFAGRRCIGDFSLNVANPLTANYFKQLGLERLTASYDLNIQQLEDLLKQCPEQWFEVTIHQHIPMFHMEHCVFCAFLSEGTDYTNCGRPCEKYEVTLRDRVGTQHILHADAGCRNTVFNGVAQTGAEYVQRLLELGQRNFRLEFVNETPEQVIQIIQRYQQLLQGQITGTQLWRELHLHSQLGVTRGPLDR; encoded by the coding sequence ATGACCCTTGATTTGCCCCTTGCTGCTGAGGCTGTTTCTACTTCTGTGCACCGACCGGAGTTACTGGCTCCTGCGGGAAATTGGGAGTGTGCCAGAGCGGCTGTCGAAAATGGAGCCGATGCCATCTATTTTGGCCTGGAGCGGTTCAACGCTCGAATGCGGGCAGAGAATTTTACAGAAGCTGATTTACCCGACTTGATGGCCTTCTTGCATCGGCGGGGAGTAAAGGGATACATTACCCTGAACACCCTGGTCTTCCCTCAAGAACTGGCCGAGGCCGAGCAATATCTCCGTACCATGATTACGGCTGGAGTGGATGCCGCGATTGTCCAGGATGTAGGAATTTGTCGTTTGATTCGTCACCTCTCGCCCGATTTTCCTATCCATGCCTCCACCCAGATGACCGTTACCAGTGCAGCTGGTGTTGAGTTTGTCAGGTCTCTAGGCTGTCAATTGGTCGTTCTAGCGCGAGAATGCTCCCTTAAGGACATTTCCAAAATTCAGCAACAGCTTGGGCAGCAGGGCATTGCTTTACCGCTGGAGGTCTTTGTTCACGGTGCGCTGTGTGTAGCGTATTCCGGTCAATGCCTGACCAGTGAAGCGCTGGGGGGACGCTCGGCCAACCGGGGGGAATGCGCTCAAGCCTGTCGAATGCCCTACGATCTGTGTGCGGATGGAAAACCTGTGAATTTGGGCGATCGCAAGTATCTCCTCAGCCCTCAAGATCTCTCTGGCCTGGACGTTTTACCCGACTTAATCAAAACTGGGGTGGCCAGCTTAAAGATCGAAGGTCGGCTGAAAAGTCCAGAATACGTTGCCAACGTGACTCGTGTGTATCGACAGGCCTTAGATCAGGTGATGGAGGCAAAAGAGCAGCCGTCACTGGTCATGCGTCATTGGTCATCAGCAAAGGACAAAGGACAAAGGACAAAGGACAAAGGACAAAGCCGCATCCAAACTCCAAACTCCAAAATCGCCACGAGTCAATACCAACTTGAAATGGCCTTCTCCCGTGGACTTTATAGTGGTTGGTTTCGTGGCATTAACAATCAGGAACTGGTTCATGCCCGGTTTGGCAAAAAGCGAGGATTTTATCTCGGTGAGGTAATTCACATCAAAAATGGCGAAATCACCATCCGCCTGCCCGAATCGGAAACACGGTCAATTCAAAATTCAAATTTCAAAATTCAAAATTTCCCGATTAAACCCGGTGATGGGGTGGTTTTCGATAACGGTCATCCTGAAGCCGAGGAAGAAGGTGGGCGAGTCTATTCTGTTGAACAACGGGGAAATACAGCGATCCTCACCTTTGGGCGAGGAAGTTTGAACCTGCGGCGCATTCAAGTTGGCGATCGCGTCTGGAAAACCAGCGATCCGGAATTGGATCGACAGTTACGGCAGACCTTTGCTGGAGAGACTCCCAAGTTTCAGCGTCCGATTCAGATTGCAATCCATGGAACAGTAGGAGAACCCCTGATTGCGATCGCACGGGATGAACTGGGTCATGTGGTTCAGGTGGAATCCAAGCTGCCGCTGGTCGCCGCACACAATCAACCATTAACGACAGAGCGGTTAACGGAACAATTCAGTCGTCTGGGAAATACGCCTTTCCGGTTGGATTGCCTGACAAATCATATCTCTGATGCTGTCCTGCTGCCAGTGAGTGAATTGAACCGTTTACGCCGCGATCTGGTGAGTCAATTAGAAGCGCTCCGTTCTCAGCCGAAACGCTGGCAGTTGCGATCGCACGCCACCTACACCGATCTGCTACCTGCCATCGATCTGCCAGAAAGTTCTTCTGAAAAATCCCTAACCAATCCGCAGATGATTGTGTTAGTTCGCAATCTGAACCAACTGCAAGCCGCCTTGCAAACCAATGTCACTACCCTCTATTGCGAATTTGAAGATCCCCGCACCTATAAGACTGCCGTACAACTGGTTCAGAGCCAACACCCTTTCGGAAAAACTCCTTCCCGGATCCCCGCTCCTCGCTCCCCGATCCTCTTCGTCGCCCCTCCCAGAATCACCAAGCCGAATGAACAGTGGATCTTACAACAAGTTCTGGACAGTCAAGCCGATGGGTATTTAATCCGAAATTATGATCACTTGCAGTTCTTTGCCGGAAGACGCTGCATTGGCGATTTCTCATTGAATGTTGCTAATCCCCTAACGGCAAACTACTTCAAGCAACTTGGGTTAGAACGGTTAACCGCTTCCTATGACCTGAACATTCAACAGTTAGAAGATCTGCTGAAACAGTGTCCTGAGCAGTGGTTTGAAGTTACGATTCACCAACATATACCGATGTTTCACATGGAACATTGTGTGTTTTGTGCCTTTTTGTCAGAGGGAACAGATTACACCAACTGCGGTCGTCCTTGTGAAAAGTATGAGGTGACTTTGCGCGATCGTGTCGGAACCCAGCATATTCTTCATGCAGATGCAGGCTGCCGTAATACCGTATTCAATGGGGTTGCCCAAACGGGTGCAGAATATGTGCAGCGATTATTGGAACTGGGACAACGTAACTTCCGCCTTGAATTTGTCAATGAAACTCCGGAACAGGTGATTCAAATCATTCAACGCTATCAACAACTGCTGCAGGGGCAGATTACCGGAACCCAACTTTGGCGAGAGCTACATCTGCATAGCCAGCTTGGAGTAACACGTGGCCCCCTCGATCGGTAG